In Archangium violaceum, the following are encoded in one genomic region:
- a CDS encoding response regulator: protein MKRSVLIVDDSDTIRHIIKVYLMKLKLGFLDADRADRGLRLLGSSPVDLIIADFNMPGMNGLDFVRQVRADARPEVCHLPIVLLTGGKAPDLDLRAVQAGASEFVRKPISSAALTAVVRRHLGLPEGVDHLVA, encoded by the coding sequence ATGAAGCGCAGCGTTCTGATCGTGGATGACAGCGACACCATCCGGCACATCATCAAGGTGTATTTGATGAAGTTGAAGTTGGGGTTTCTGGATGCGGACCGGGCGGATCGAGGACTGCGATTGCTGGGCTCGAGCCCCGTGGACCTCATCATCGCTGACTTCAACATGCCGGGAATGAACGGTCTGGACTTCGTGCGCCAGGTGCGGGCGGACGCGCGGCCCGAGGTGTGCCACCTGCCCATCGTGCTGCTCACCGGAGGCAAGGCGCCGGATCTCGATCTTCGGGCGGTGCAGGCGGGTGCCTCCGAGTTCGTGCGCAAGCCCATCTCCAGCGCCGCGCTCACGGCCGTGGTGCGCAGGCACCTCGGGTTGCCCGAGGGCGTGGACCACCTCGTGGCTTGA